One part of the Phragmites australis chromosome 3, lpPhrAust1.1, whole genome shotgun sequence genome encodes these proteins:
- the LOC133911087 gene encoding organic cation/carnitine transporter 2-like, translating to MADTATTPLLTSHRAKPAKTPSIDDVIEMYIGAAGAWQLLKAVLVAFAWAFDAQQVFISVFTDAEPQWHCLGSPGNSSCSPAAASPCALPPSTWAWDRPAEASVVSEWALECAGPALVSLPASSFFAGCLAGGFLLTTLADSLLGRKKMLFVSLVFMSIAGVLTAFAPNVWAYAALRFVSGFFRSMVGTCTLVLSTELVGKRWRDMVSVAAFFCFTLGFLSLPALAYAFRKASWRNMYFWMSVPCLCYSILLYFLVQESPRWLLVRGRKQDAIEALRQIVSLNGSSTTTSFSMLDACTVHEDAGVSSLSVFATLQTMWERQWALQRLAAIMAASFGVGMVYFGMPLNVGSLGSNLYLSVTYNALAELPSAILSWLLVVRVNRRSSVIALTAAAGACSLACVAIPRGAAAARMAVELLSFFATCTAFDVILIYSIELFPTCVRNSAVGLVRQAMVLGGMAAPMLVALGRERNFWSFGVFGLAIGCSGLFVACLPETKGRSMSDTMDEEEHKEATVASCTGAAAGATYSDSYLV from the coding sequence ATGGCGGACACGGCCACCACCCCGCTTCTAACAAGCCACAGGGCCAAGCCGGCAAAGACGCCATCCATCGACGACGTGATTGAGATGTACATAGGCGCCGCTGGCGCCTGGCAGCTTCTCAAGGCCGTCTTGGTGGCCTTCGCCTGGGCCTTCGACGCGCAACAGGTGTTCATCTCCGTGTTCACGGACGCCGAGCCTCAGTGGCACTGCCTCGGCTCTCCCGGCAACTCGTCATGCTCGCCAGCCGCGGCATCTCCATGCGCGCTCCCGCCCAGCACGTGGGCGTGGGACCGGCCGGCCGAGGCGTCGGTGGTCTCCGAATGGGCCCTCGAGTGCGCCGGCCCGGCGCTTGTCTCCCTTCCGGCGTCGTCGTTCTTCGCCGGCTGCCTGGCCGGTGGCTTCCTGCTCACGACGCTCGCAGACTCGCTCCTCGGGCGCAAGAAGATGCTCTTCGTGTCCCTGGTGTTCATGTCCATCGCCGGCGTGCTCACGGCCTTCGCCCCGAACGTGTGGGCGTACGCCGCCCTACGATTCGTTTCCGGATTCTTCAGGTCGATGGTGGGCACGTGCACGTTGGTCCTGTCCACGGAGCTCGTCGGGAAGAGGTGGCGCGACATGGTGAGCGTGGCGGCATTCTTCTGCTTCACCCTCGGGTTCCTGTCTCTCCCGGCGCTCGCCTACGCGTTCCGCAAGGCGTCCTGGCGGAACATGTACTTCTGGATGTCCGTGCCTTGTCTCTGCTACTCCATTCTGCTCTACTTCCTAGTCCAGGAGTCACCGCGGTGGCTGCTGGTGCGAGGCCGGAAGCAGGACGCCATCGAGGCGCTGCGGCAGATCGTTTCACTCAACGGCAGCAGCACCACGACCAGCTTCTCCATGCTGGACGCGTGCACCGTGCACGAGGACGCCGGGGTGAGCAGCTTGAGCGTATTTGCCACACTACAGACTATGTGGGAGCGGCAGTGGGCGCTCCAGAGGCTGGCGGCGATCATGGCGGCCAGCTTCGGCGTGGGAATGGTCTACTTCGGCATGCCGCTAAACGTCGGCAGCCTGGGCTCCAATCTCTACCTGAGCGTCACGTACAACGCGCTGGCCGAGCTGCCGTCTGCCATCCTCTCGTGGCTCCTCGTCGTCAGGGTGaaccggcggagctcggtgatCGCGCTCACCGCTGCGGCGGGGGCGTGCAGCCTCGCGTGCGTCGCCATCCCgcggggcgcggcggcggcgcggatgGCCGTCGAGCTTCTGTCCTTCTTCGCCACGTGCACCGCGTTCGACGTCATCCTGATCTACTCCATCGAGCTGTTCCCGACGTGCGTGCGCAACTCGGCTGTGGGGCTGGTGCGGCAGGCGATGGTGCTGGGCGGCATGGCGGCGCCCATGCTCGTCGCGCTCGGCCGTGAGAGGAACTTCTGGTCGTTCGGTGTGTTCGGGCTCGCCATCGGATGCTCCGGACTCTTCGTCGCCTGCCTGCCGGAAACGAAAGGGAGGAGCATGTCGGATACCATGGACGAGGAGGAGCACAAGGAGGCCACCGTCGCGTCTTGCACTGGCGCGGCCGCCGGTGCCACGTATAGCGATAGCTACCTTGTGTGA